The following are from one region of the Thermosinus carboxydivorans Nor1 genome:
- a CDS encoding TetR/AcrR family transcriptional regulator, translating into MRESGEDTRSKRQQILDAAYEVFSQKGYHRATIDEIIALADTGKGTVYNYFINKEQLFYTLIKERSAPFEAALAEVVGGVEPPLVKVERLIKLFLRFYVANADLWRVMMHEVRGFGSEGQSTLKEEQREKYRAWFRHTIGMLEKVLQEGIDQGVIRECDVTKAAYGLFSVIVMMVFQKFVGDDIDATAKTIADIFLYGVAR; encoded by the coding sequence ATGCGGGAAAGCGGCGAAGATACACGGAGCAAGCGACAACAAATCCTGGATGCGGCCTACGAAGTTTTTTCGCAAAAGGGTTATCATCGGGCGACGATTGACGAAATTATCGCCTTGGCTGATACGGGTAAGGGAACGGTGTACAATTATTTTATCAACAAGGAGCAATTGTTCTATACCTTGATTAAAGAGCGCAGCGCGCCGTTCGAGGCAGCTCTGGCGGAAGTAGTGGGCGGGGTGGAGCCGCCGCTGGTTAAAGTAGAAAGGCTCATCAAGCTCTTTCTCCGGTTTTATGTAGCCAATGCCGATTTGTGGCGCGTCATGATGCATGAGGTGCGGGGCTTTGGTAGCGAGGGCCAATCGACATTGAAGGAAGAACAGCGGGAGAAGTATCGCGCCTGGTTTCGCCATACTATCGGCATGCTGGAAAAAGTGTTGCAGGAAGGAATAGACCAGGGGGTCATCCGCGAGTGTGATGTGACCAAGGCGGCTTACGGTTTGTTCAGCGTTATTGTCATGATGGTTTTTCAAAAGTTTGTCGGCGACGATATTGATGCAACGGCCAAGACAATTGCCGATATCTTCTTATATGGCGTCGCTCGCTAG
- a CDS encoding IS3 family transposase, giving the protein MKLKLNHKQHQHYAAASQSLDIHTLKRVSRYVTSRLFELIAGKESIYGYRKLAKCLSLERELIINKKEVYPLCKELDILRPQRRNHIRIRHIRRLARNRTITKITDYHRLLYWPD; this is encoded by the coding sequence TTGAAGCTGAAACTAAATCACAAACAACATCAGCACTACGCGGCGGCCAGCCAATCCCTGGATATTCATACATTGAAGCGGGTAAGCAGGTATGTGACGAGCAGGCTGTTTGAACTAATTGCCGGCAAAGAAAGCATCTATGGATACCGTAAACTTGCAAAGTGTCTGTCCCTGGAACGCGAGTTAATTATCAACAAGAAAGAGGTATACCCGCTTTGCAAAGAACTGGACATATTAAGACCGCAGCGCCGCAACCATATCCGTATCCGCCATATACGCCGTCTAGCCCGTAATCGGACTATCACCAAAATCACAGATTATCATAGACTACTATATTGGCCTGACTAG